The region TGAACCGCTCGCCAGAGCGGGGGGAGAGCATGTGGATGCCCTGGGCTACCAGCTCCTTGCCGGTGCCGGTCTCGCCCTGGATGAGCACGTTGCAGTTCATCTGGGCCAGCTGGCGGACATCCTTCTTGAGCTGCACGAAGGCGTCGCTTTCGCCCACCAGGGGCAGGTCGCGCTTGCCCTGGGCGATGATCTCGCGCAGCCGTCTGACTTCCACGGACAGGGCGTGTTGCTCCAGCGCGCGTTCCACTTGAAGGCGCAGTTCGTCCAGCTTGAGCGGCTTGGCGATGTAGGAGTGCGCCCCTTTCTGCATGGCCTTGACCGCGTTGGCCACGGTGGCGTGGCCCGTGACCACGATGACGATGGTCAGGGGGTGGTGGGCGCGGATATGTTCGAGCAGCTGGATGCCGTCCATGCCGGGCAGCATCAGGTCGGTGATGACCAGGTCGAATTCCTTCTTGTCCAGTTCCCGCATGCCTTCCTCGGCCGAGGCTATGGCCGTGACGATGTACCCGCTTCCGGTCAGGACGTGGGTCAGGTTTTCGCGGGCAATGCGCTCGTCTTCAATGACCAGAATGGACGCGGCCGTCATGCGTTCTCCTCGGGCTCAAGGGGGAGTTTGATGATGAAGGAAGTCCCCTCGCCGGGGGTGGAGTCAACCAGGATGGTGCCCCGGTGTTCCTCGATTATGCCGTAGACTATGTATAGGCCCAGTCCCGTTCCCTGCCCCACTTCCTTGGTGGAGAAGAACGGGTCGAAGATGCGTTGCAGGGTCTCCGGGGGCATGCCCGGTCCGTTGTCGGAAATGGTCAGGACTTTGTGATCCGTCTCGCGCGAGGTCTCGATGCGGATGGTCCCGTCTTCCTCGCCGATGGCCTGTATGGAATTGATGATCAGGTTGAGCAGAGCCTCCTGGAAGCGCTGCCTGTCCAGATACAGGGTGACGTCGTCCGGCACACTGATGTCCACCTTGATACGCGGTCCGAGCTGGCCGGAAACCAGACGCACGGCGCTCTCCAGGACTTCCCTCAGGTTGCACGGTGCGGGCGAAAAATCCTTGTGCCGGGAGAATTCGAGCAGTCCCTTGACGATGTCGCGGGCGCGCAGGGTCTCCTGGGTGATGTTGGTCATCATCTTGTCTGCGAATTCGTCCTTGCCGCCGGTCTCCTCGACCAGGATCTGGGCCGAGGTGGAGATGTTGTTCAGGGGGTTGTTCAACTGGTGGGCTATGCCCGAGGCCAGCGTGCCTATCGAAGAAAGTTTTTGGGCCTGGACAAGTTGGGTCTGGCGTTTCTTGAGCTCGTCCACCATGGAGTTGAGGGCTACGAAGACCTGCTGGATTTCGTCGCCGTCCTCGCGCACGGCCAGGGGAACAAAGGTCCCTTGGGCGATGCGGCGCGTGGCCTCCTGGACCTGGGCGAGCGGCCCGAGGATGGATTTGGACACGAAGAAGACCAGGGCCAGGACCACCAGGGCGACGACGCCCATGGAGATAAACAGGGTCAGGCGCAGCCGCTGGTTGATTCCCAGGATGTTGTCCCGCTCAAGCTCGGCGATGGCTCGGGAATGCTCCACCAGGTTCTGGCCGGTCTCGCGCAGGGCGTGGGCGGCCGGGCTGTTTTCGCCGATGTCGTTTGACGCGTTGCTGAACCGGGTCAGCAGTTCCCCGTATTGGCGCATGCCCCGGGCAAGGTCGGTGCCGTGCGTACCCCCGTGGAGGCGGGCTATTTCGCCGGAGAGTTCATCGAGGATGGTCTCGGCCCGGTTGAGATTCTCCCGGCCCACGGAAAAGAGGGACCCGTCCTGGTAGAGGAAGAAGTTTTTCTCTTCCCGCCGGATTTCAAGAATCAGGTTGCGCAGGTCGTCAGCCCGCTCCACCAGGAGAACCGCCTCCTGCAACTTGCCCAGATTGGACAGGGAGAGCAGGGCGATGCTGCCGAAGGCCAGGGTGAAGATGGCTATGCCGAGTATGATGGTATGTCTCAGATTGGGTCTGACCATGCCGCTTCCCTTCATCCGCATGATTTGCATGTGTTTTTGACACTATGCCGCACACGGGGAAAAGGCAAGGGGGGCGGGGGCCGAGGCGTCTGGTTCAGGCTTTCGGCAGGAGGTGGGTGAAATGCAAAAAAATTTCAGAACCCGGAGTCAGTAGTTGACAGTGCAACTAATCCGGGCGTACTTCAACCACTCAGTACTGACCGGTCAGTACTGAGTCCGCCGACATTCGGCGGCCCGGGGCGGTAGTATCCGGTGTGTTGCATGCAGTATGAGGGGGGAAGATTCATGAAGGATGACAACGAAAAGGAACAGCGAATCCTTGATACGGCGGCCGAGCTTTTTTCCCGACAGCCGTTCCACAAGGTCCTGTTGAGCGACGTCGCCCGCGCGGCGGCGGTGGGCAAGGGTACCCTGTACCTCTATTTCAAGAGCAAGGACGATCTCTACTTCGCGGTTCTGTTCCGTGAGTTCTCCACCCTGATCGAGTCCATGCGACAGTTCCTTGAGGAGAGCCCGCTCAGGCCTGACGAACAACTGGCCGGTGTCGTCCGCATTCTGGCCGAGCACTTCTATGCCCGGGCCTTCAATATGGAGTTGTTGGGCTTCGTGGTCACCTGTCCCGTGACCGACGAGTGGAAACAGCTCCGTGCCGATCTGTGGGGCCTGTTCGAGGGGATCATCCGAAACGGCATCCAAAAGGGTGTGTTCCAGGATGCGTCCCCGGAGCTGACGGCCCGTTATATCTCCGGTCTGGTCCGGGCGGTCTGCATGTTTGCGCCCGAGAATTCCGATCTGGATTCGGTCTGCGCGCACGCCAGCGGATTTGTCATGCGCGGGCTTGGTCTGGGAAAGTAAAGCAGCGGCGGATGTCCTTCCGGCCTGTCCGGAACGCCGCTTCACAAGGCATTTCAAGTATCATTTTTGAGGGAAATCGATGAGTAAGGAAAACGAGAGCAACGGCAACGTCTCCAGGTTGAAGGGGCTGGCCGCCAGGCGCAAGCGTCTGGCGAGCAGGAAGACCCTGTTCATTCTCGGGCCGGTGGTTCTGGTTCTGGCAGTGGTCCTGGGCTATCCCCTGTACGTGCGGATCATGACCCATGAGTCCACGGACGATGCCTTTGTGGAAGCCCACGTGGTCTCCATGAGTCCGCGTGTTGCCGGGCATGTGGCCGAAGTGACGGTGCACGACAACCAGTGGGTGGAGAAGGGCGATCTGTTGGTTCAGGTCGACCCACGTACCTTCCAGGTGGCCCTGGACGTGG is a window of uncultured Pseudodesulfovibrio sp. DNA encoding:
- a CDS encoding ATP-binding protein; its protein translation is MVRPNLRHTIILGIAIFTLAFGSIALLSLSNLGKLQEAVLLVERADDLRNLILEIRREEKNFFLYQDGSLFSVGRENLNRAETILDELSGEIARLHGGTHGTDLARGMRQYGELLTRFSNASNDIGENSPAAHALRETGQNLVEHSRAIAELERDNILGINQRLRLTLFISMGVVALVVLALVFFVSKSILGPLAQVQEATRRIAQGTFVPLAVREDGDEIQQVFVALNSMVDELKKRQTQLVQAQKLSSIGTLASGIAHQLNNPLNNISTSAQILVEETGGKDEFADKMMTNITQETLRARDIVKGLLEFSRHKDFSPAPCNLREVLESAVRLVSGQLGPRIKVDISVPDDVTLYLDRQRFQEALLNLIINSIQAIGEEDGTIRIETSRETDHKVLTISDNGPGMPPETLQRIFDPFFSTKEVGQGTGLGLYIVYGIIEEHRGTILVDSTPGEGTSFIIKLPLEPEENA
- a CDS encoding TetR/AcrR family transcriptional regulator; the encoded protein is MKDDNEKEQRILDTAAELFSRQPFHKVLLSDVARAAAVGKGTLYLYFKSKDDLYFAVLFREFSTLIESMRQFLEESPLRPDEQLAGVVRILAEHFYARAFNMELLGFVVTCPVTDEWKQLRADLWGLFEGIIRNGIQKGVFQDASPELTARYISGLVRAVCMFAPENSDLDSVCAHASGFVMRGLGLGK